A single window of Phoenix dactylifera cultivar Barhee BC4 unplaced genomic scaffold, palm_55x_up_171113_PBpolish2nd_filt_p 000117F, whole genome shotgun sequence DNA harbors:
- the LOC103723359 gene encoding chaperone protein ClpD2, chloroplastic, which produces MEACCCSYSPSIFSVHSMDPSPLSARCRPPSPSPSFTLRRAAPIPGSPAAAPSRASLECRGRTSLLPLRRSSAAVPSSTPRRRPRRPVSAVFERFTERAIKAVVFSQREARALGADMVFTQHLLLGLVAEDRSPDGFLGSGITVDRAREAVRSIWTETTGGGDPSTSRSATDVPFSISTKRVFEAAVEFSRNMGCNFIAPEHIAIGLFTVDDGSAGQVLKSLGADLNHLASVALSRLQGELAKDGRDPLASTHKMQEKSPARKAAVVRSSEKKEKSVLDQFCVDLTARASEGLIDPVIGRDIEVQRIVQILCRRTKNNPILLGEPGVGKTAIAEGLALRIAIGDIPIFLMEKRIMSLDVGLLMAGAKERGELEARVTSLISEVQKAGDVILFVDEVHTLIGSGIVGRGNKGSGLDIANLLKPALGRGALQCIASTTVDEHRSHFEKDKALARRFQPVFINEPSQEDAVKILLGLRKRYEIFHKCRFSLEAINAAVYLSSRYIPDRYLPDKAIDLMDEAGSRARMDAFKRKKEEKVSILSKSADECWQEIRAVQAMYEVVAANKLKYSLDESSSTERCVDAEGAGEIRMVSDSSLPPTLDDEPVVVGPEEIAHVASLWSGIPVQQLTADERKLLIGLDEELRKRVIGQDDAVMAISRAVKRSRVGLKDPDRPIAAMLFCGPTGVGKTELTKALAASYFGSETAMLRLDMSEYMERHTVSKLIGSPPGYVGYGEGGTLTEAVRRRPFTVILLDEIEKAHPDIFNILLQVFEDGHLTDSQGRRVSFKNTLIVMTSNVGSTAISKGRRSIGFLIAEDQESSSYAGMKALVMEELKAYFRPELLNRMDEVVVFRSLEKAQMLEILNIMLGEVKGRLLSLGIGLEVSDAVMDLVCQQGYDKSYGARPLRRAVARLIEDVISEAILAGDYKPGGTVVIDVDASGNPFASQLPDQTIHLSDAPSTL; this is translated from the exons ATGGAGGCGTGCTGCTGCTCCTACTCCCCTTCCATCTTCTCCGTCCATTCCATGGACCCCTCCCCTCTCTCCGCCCGCTGCCGCCCCCCAAGCCCCAGCCCCTCCTTCACCCTCCGCCGCGCCGCCCCGATCCCGggctcccccgccgccgctccCTCCAGGGCCTCCCTCGAGTGTCGCGGCCGCACCTCCCTTCTCCCCCTCCGCCGCTCCTCCGCCGCCGTCCCCTCCTCTACCCCCCGGCGGCGCCCCAGGCGCCCCGTGTCGGCCGTCTTCGAGCGCTTCACGGAGCGGGCCATCAAGGCCGTCGTCTTCTCGCAGAGGGAGGCCCGCGCCCTCGGGGCGGACATGGTCTTCACCCAGCATCTCCTCCTCGGCCTCGTCGCCGAGGACCGCTCTCCCGACGGCTTCCTCGGCTCCGGCATCACCGTCGACCGCGCCAGGGAGGCTGTCCGGTCCATCTGGACCGAGACGACCGGCGGCGGCGATCCCTCCACCTCCCGGTCGGCCACTGACGTGCCCTTCTCCATCAGCACCAAGCGCGTGTTCGAGGCCGCCGTCGAGTTCTCCAGAAACATGGGCTGCAATTTCATCGCCCCCGAGCACATCGCCATCGGCCTCTTTACCGTCGACGATGGCAGCGCCGGCCAGGTGCTCAAAAG CTTGGGAGCAGACCTCAACCACTTAGCATCAGTGGCACTTTCTAGGCTTCAAGGGGAACTTGCCAAGGATGGTAGAGACCCATTGGCATCAACTCATAAGATGCAAGAAAAATCTCCTGCTCGAAAGGCTGCAGTTGTAAGGTCCTCTGAGAAGAAAG AGAAAAGTGTATTAGATCAATTCTGTGTGGATCTAACTGCTCGAGCTAGCGAAGGGCTTATTGATCCTGTAATTGGACGAGATATAGAGGTTCAAAGAATTGTTCAAATCTTATGCCGAAGAACAAAGAATAATCCGATTCTTTTGGGTGAACCTGGTGTTGGGAAAACAGCAATCGCTGAAGGATTGGCCCTTCGCATTGCCATAGGAGATATTCCCATTTTTCTTATG GAAAAGCGCATAATGTCACTCGATGTTGGTTTATTAATGGCAGGTGCAAAGGAGAGGGGTGAATTAGAAGCTCGAGTTACTAGTTTAATAAGTGAAGTGCAGAAAGCAG GTGATGTTATTTTGTTTGTTGATGAAGTTCATACACTTATTGGATCTGGAATAGTTGGGAGGGGAAACAAGGGGTCAGGTCTTGATATTGCTAACTTGTTGAAGCCTGCCCTTGGTAGAGGTGCATTGCAG TGCATTGCATCTACAACTGTAGATGAACATAGATCACATTTTGAGAAGGATAAGGCTTTAGCTCGCCGTTTTCAGCCAGTGTTCATAAATGAACCTAGCCAG GAGGATGCTGTGAAGATATTACTCGGTCTACGCAAGAGATATGAAATTTTTCATAAGTGCAGATTTAGTTTGGAAGCCATAAATGCTGCAGTATACCTATCATCTAGATATATTCCTGATAGGTATCTTCCTGATAAAGCAATTGATCTGATGGATGAAGCTGGCAGCAGAGCTCGTATGGACGCattcaagaggaagaaggaagagaaagtTTCTATACTCTCAAAGTCAGCAGATGAGTGCTGGCAAGAGATAAGAGCTGTCCAAGCAATGTATGAAGTG GTAGCTgcaaataagctgaaatattcTCTGGATGAGAGCAGCAGCACAGAGCGTTGTGTTGATGCTGAAGGAGCGGGTGAAATCAGGATGGTCTCAGATTCATCTCTCCCACCAACATTAGATGATGA ACCGGTGGTTGTTGGACCGGAGGAAATAGCCCATGTCGCTTCCCTGTGGTCAGGAATCCCAGTTCAGCAGCTCACTGCAGATGAAAGAAAGCTTCTAATTGGCTTAGATGAGGAGCTTAGAAAACGTGTAATTGGCCAAGATGATGCTGTCATGGCCATTTCTCGAGCTGTGAAGAGATCACGTGTTGGCCTGAAAGATCCTGATAGACCCATTGCTGCAATGCTCTTCTGCGGCCCAACTGGAGTTGGTAAAACTGAGCTCACAAAAGCTTTAGCAGCAAGCTACTTTGGTTCG GAGACAGCTATGCTGCGACTGGATATGAGTGAATACATGGAGAGGCACACTGTAAGCAAGCTTATAGGATCTCCTCCGGGGTACGTTGGTTATGGAGAGGGTGGCACTTTGACTGAAGCGGTCAGGAGAAGACCTTTCACAGTGATATTGCTTGATGAAATAGAGAAAGCTCACCCTGATATATTCAATATCCTCCTCCAAGTATTTGAAGATGGCCATCTCACTGACTCTCAG GGGCGGAGGGTTTCATTCAAAAATACATTGATTGTCATGACGTCTAATGTGGGGTCTACAGCAATATCCAAGGGTAGGCGAAGCATAGGTTTTTTGATTGCAGAAGACCAGGAGTCAAGCTCATATGCTGGAATGAAAGCACTAGTAATGGAGGAGTTAAAAGCATATTTCCGGCCTGAGTTACTTAATAGAATGGATGAGGTGGTCGTATTCCGTTCCCTCGAGAAAGCTCAG ATGCTGGAGATTCTGAATATAATGTTAGGAGAAGTGAAGGGCAGGCTCTTGTCCCTTGGGATTGGTCTAGAGGTGTCTGATGCAGTCATGGATTTGGTTTGCCAACAAGGGTATGACAAGAGCTACGGCGCGCGGCCATTGAGGAGAGCTGTGGCCCGTCTCATTGAAGATGTCATTAGTGAAGCGATTCTGGCTGGAGATTACAAGCCTGGTGGCACTGTTGTGATTGATGTGGATGCTTCAGGGAACCCTTTCGCGAGCCAGCTGCCTGATCAGACAATCCATCTATCTGATGCACCATCGACACTCTAA